The region CAGGCTTGGGAACTTCTAGAAAAATCAGTAACTTATTATAAAGGTAATCCTATAGGAACAATAACTGTTTGTGATCAAACACAAGCTATATTAAATTTCGATCATTGCTTTATTCGTGATTTTGTGCCATCAGCTTTACTTTTTCTGATCAAAGGTAGATATGATATTGTACGTAACTTTCTCGAAGAGACGTTAAAATTACAACCAAAAAAAAGCCAATTTAATGCTTATACACCAAGTAAAGGTTTGATACCAGCCAGTTTTCAAGTTGTATCAATAGATGGAGAAGAATCCTTAGAAGCGGATTTTGGTGAACAAGGTATAGCTAGAGTTACACCTGTTGATTCTTGTCTGTGGTGGATTATTATCTTACACGCTTATGTGAAAGCGACAAAAGATGTAAAATTTGCCATGCAGCCTCAATTTCAGCAAGGCATTATGTTAATAATGGAACTTTGTTTAGCGACTCGGTTTGATATGAACCCAACGCTATTAGTTCCTGATGGTGCTTGTATGATTTACCGTCGGATGGGTATTTATGGCTATCCTTTAGAAATTCAATCTTTATTTTATGCCGCTTTACGTGCAGCACGTAAATTATTAATTTGTGCAGGTGATGAAGAGATTGTTACAGCTATTGAGAATCGCTTACCTTTATTAAGAGATCATATTCGTCATCATTATTGGATAGATATGAAACGCCTCAATGTTATCTATCGTTTTAAAAGTGAAGAATATGGACATACAGCAGTAAACCAATTCAATGTCTATGCAGATTCAATTCCCTATGCTGATTTATCTGTTTGGTTGCCAAAACATGGTGGTTATCTAGCCGGAAATGTTGGACCTTCTCAATTAGATACTCGTTTCTTTTCTCTGGGAAATTTAATGGCTATTATTTGTTCTCTCACTAATGAACGTCAGTCCCAAGCAATTATGAATTTAATTGAAGAACAATGGGATGATTTAGTGGGAAAAATGCCTATGAAAATCTGTTTTCCGGCTTTATCAAAATCTGAATATAAAATTTTTACCGGTTGTGACCCTAAAAATACACCTTGGTCATATCATAATGGTGGTAATTGGCCAGTTTTGTTGTGGGTTTTAACTGCTGCCGCTCAAAAAACAGGTAGAACTGATCTGAGTGAACGTGCTGTGGAAATTGCTCAAGCAAGGCTGAGTCAAGATGAATGGCCAGAATATTACGATGGTGCGCGTGGGTCATTAATTGGTAAAGAAGCGAGGAGATATCAAACTTGGACAATTACAGGTTTTTTATTAGCAAAAGAATTAATGCGAAATCCTGCTTATTTAGAGTTAATTAATTTTGGAGAATCTGATATTGAGAAGGATGAACGATTTTGTGATGTATAGTAGAGATAGGGAACAAATGACAGTGTTAAAATTGTGTTATTGCTAAAGGTTGGAAGATATCAAGCATTGGCGGAAATTATGATGATAAAGGCGATAAACCGTAACATCAGTGATAGTTTCTACCTGTAAAAACTCAAACCAAGATTCTAAAATTTCCTCTACATCAAATTCATCACAATCTAGGAAATTGGCAATATCTGCAACAGAGATAGGTTGTGTTTTCTCTGCTAAAACTTTCAAAATTGCTAGAGCAAAATCTTCATCTGTCGAGTCCAGCATTTTTTGTAAATGCTGTTGGTAATAAGATTCTAAACCAGGTGATAGAGAGGTTTCTAACTGGGAAGGTTCGGTATAGAAACCGTCAGCAATAGCAGCTAAAACTTGACTCACGTACATGAAATTATTTTCGCTGCGGTTGGTTAAGTTAGAAATAAATTCTGCTTCATTTATTTGGTGGGTATTTAACCAAGATTTGATAATAGACCTCTCCCCCAACCCCTATCCTGCGAGGAAAGGGGAGTTAGATAATTCTTGTTCCCCCATTCCCTTGTAGGGAAGGGGGGTTAGGGGGGTTAGGTTTTTTATAATATAAGCTTGAATATCTTGTTTATTTTCCTCTGGATAATCTGCTAAATTCAAACTTTGCACCGGTGCTTCAATTAATAAACCGGAATTACTTGATAAAAACGGACGACGGGAAAGGAGAAAATACACCCCTTGGGGAAGGTAGCGGGGAAGATAAAAAATATTTGTTCCTGGTGGTTGTAAATTGCGGTTGATGCAGTTTAACCCGTCAATGACAATAATTAATTTTTGATTTGGTTGTAAACTGTCGCTGATTTGTTGGAGAAGCAAGGATAAAAACCAACTCCCTTCTGTTGCGTTATCTGGTAAATTTGGCAGGGATATATTTTGAAAGTTGGCGATAATTTGAGAACATACATAAGTTAAAAATTCCGCAGCGTGATTTTTACCCTCTAACTCCGCGTTGTAATAAATAACATGAGGATTTTCCTGAATATATTTAGCAATAATCGCACCTTTACCGCTACCCGGTGCGCCGATAATCGTAAAATAACCCCGGTTATAGCGGTGGAGAAAATTATTAATAGCAGTAAACACGAAATCACGACCGATAAAATTCGCGCTTTTGGTGTTAATAACTTCCGTGAATTGTTGCTGAGTATCCAGGTAATTATTAACCGTTGGTGGTCTGGGTGTGGAGTTCATAAATTCACTCTCCCGCATTTTCCAACTTTAAAAAATGCACCATCCCCGAAGCGTCACCCGCAACAATTGTTAACTTATCTGTGAATTTATTGGGGGGTGCAACTGCACAGGAATAGATAGAACTGTCACCTGTGAAAGTAGCTATAATTTCCCCCGTCTCTAAATTCCACACCTTCACAGTATTGTCTAAAGAACCAGAAATCACCCGTTTAGAGTCGGTTGTGACTGCGACTGCGTATACCGAATCACTGTGACCTCTCAGGGTTAATTGTTCCTCCCCTGTCTCTAAATTCCACACCTTCACAGTTTCATCAGATGAACCAGAAATTACCCGTTGAGAGTCGGCTGTGACTGCGACTGCTGATACCAAATCACTGTGACCTGTAAAGGTGAACTGTTCCTCTCCTGTCCCTAAATTCCACACCTTCACAGTTTCATCAGATGAACCAGAAATCACCCATTTAGAGTCGGCTGTGACTGCGACTGCTGATACCCCACCGCTATGACCTTTGAGGGTGAACTGTTCCTCTCCTGTCTCTAAATTCCACACCTTGACAGTTTCGTCAGATGAACCAGAAATTACCCGTTGAGAGTCGGCTGTGACTGCGACTGCGTATACCGAATCACTGTGACCTCTCAGGGTAAACTGTTCCTCCCCTGTCTCTAAATTCCACACCTTGACAGTTTCGTCATATAAACCAGAAATCACCCGTTGAGAGTCGGCTGTGACTGCGACTGCTAATACCGAATCACTATCACCTCTCAGGGTGAACTGTTCCTCTCCTGTCTCTAAATTCCACACCTTGACAGTTTCGTCATATGAACCAGAAATCACCCGTTTAGAGTCGGTTGTGACTGCGACTGCGTATACCGAATCACTATGACCTTTCACGGTGAACTCTTTCTCCCCTGTCTCTAAATTCCACACCTTGACAGTTTTGTCACCGGAACCAGAAATCATCCGTTTGCC is a window of Anabaena sphaerica FACHB-251 DNA encoding:
- a CDS encoding glycoside hydrolase 100 family protein, with translation MKEEEKSIVNTLENQAWELLEKSVTYYKGNPIGTITVCDQTQAILNFDHCFIRDFVPSALLFLIKGRYDIVRNFLEETLKLQPKKSQFNAYTPSKGLIPASFQVVSIDGEESLEADFGEQGIARVTPVDSCLWWIIILHAYVKATKDVKFAMQPQFQQGIMLIMELCLATRFDMNPTLLVPDGACMIYRRMGIYGYPLEIQSLFYAALRAARKLLICAGDEEIVTAIENRLPLLRDHIRHHYWIDMKRLNVIYRFKSEEYGHTAVNQFNVYADSIPYADLSVWLPKHGGYLAGNVGPSQLDTRFFSLGNLMAIICSLTNERQSQAIMNLIEEQWDDLVGKMPMKICFPALSKSEYKIFTGCDPKNTPWSYHNGGNWPVLLWVLTAAAQKTGRTDLSERAVEIAQARLSQDEWPEYYDGARGSLIGKEARRYQTWTITGFLLAKELMRNPAYLELINFGESDIEKDERFCDV
- a CDS encoding ATP-binding protein, giving the protein MNSTPRPPTVNNYLDTQQQFTEVINTKSANFIGRDFVFTAINNFLHRYNRGYFTIIGAPGSGKGAIIAKYIQENPHVIYYNAELEGKNHAAEFLTYVCSQIIANFQNISLPNLPDNATEGSWFLSLLLQQISDSLQPNQKLIIVIDGLNCINRNLQPPGTNIFYLPRYLPQGVYFLLSRRPFLSSNSGLLIEAPVQSLNLADYPEENKQDIQAYIIKNLTPLTPLPYKGMGEQELSNSPFLAG